The Geothrix sp. DNA segment TTCATCAGACGGAAGGAGGCTGTGCAAGCACTCATGGATCACAAGAACGCTCGTGACCCTTTCAAGCCGGTCCATGCCTAGCCGGGCAGCTCCGGTAGCTCTCCAAGCTCTCAAGGTGGTCTTCGTCCGAATGTTCAGGAGTGCTCTCTGTTGCTCGGTCGTCAGACCCCATGCATCCGCAATCTCGAAAAACCCTCGGAGTTCGGACCTAGAGGACAATTTCTCAACCATGGCTCCTCCCCACCCCAGTGATGCCCGATACATCCATAGGCCAAATCGGGACGGGAGCTTGCGGGTCCGACGGCACGAAGGCGCTCCTGGCACCTCTGCGGATGAATGGTTGGCTTGAGCCGATCTGGGGGTTCCTCCATCCGGGGTGGATCCGCATCCTCGTGGATCTGTTCACCCGGGGGTGGAGGGGCCTTCGGGAATCATTCCTCCGCACGCCCTTCCTCCAATTTGGTGAAGGGGATAGGTCGCTTGGTCGGCTTCCTCTCAGATCGAAGGTGTTTGGCCAGATCGGATTGGAGCCCTCGTACAACATAATCCTGAAGGAGGGCATCTGCCTTCATCTCTCGGATTTCCGCCATCTCGTGCAGACCGGCAACCTGATGTGGAGGCAACTCGTACAGCACCTCCTCTCGGAGGGCACCCTCGGTTGGTTTCAACGCCACCTGCAGACGTTCCAGGCGTTCCAACCGCCGGTTGGGTTCAATTCCGTGAACCTTGATGGACTTGGGGCAGAGGTCCAGAACAATGGGTTGATGCGTAGTTCGATACTCCTCATCGCAACTGCACGCGTTCACATAGGTGGTGACCTTGGATCGAGCTACCCCGTACGAGTCATGGATGTGCCCGAACACATGAACCCGAGGCCGAACGGCGGCGAGTCTGATCTTCAGTTCTTCACAACCGAGGTGAGGGCCGCCATGTACTTGATCGAGCATCCCTCTTGGAGGTCCATGGGTGATCAAGACCTCCGTGTCCAACGGGATCTTGTTCCAGACCTGACGGAGGGCGGGTCCATTGCGCGGCAGATTGAACGCCCAGTCACAAAACCAGGGCTGCCAGGGTGAACCCCAGAACTTGACGCCCTCAATCTCAACCCCGGAGTCCTGGAGGTAGGTGATGCCAGGGTTGGCTCTCAAAAGCTGGGCGGCTCCGTCGGGATCATGCTGAAAGAGCCAATCATGGTTACCCGCCACGAGGATTTTATGCCGGTGCGGGCGGGTTGAAAACCAAGCTAAAAAGCGGTTCACCTCCAGGCTGGTCCCTTGCCCGGTGGCATCTCCGGCGTGGATGAGAATGTCTCCACGTGGAATGTTCAGGGTCTTGTGGGTGTTGTGAGTGTCGGAGATGCACACAAGGCGCATGGAACTCCTTCGTAGGAGGTTGATGATGGTTAACCAGAGGGAGTCCTAACCCTGCCTAGGCCGCACATGGACGGATCTGTCGCCCGTGAAACCCCAATGCCAGGAGCCGCCACCCTGCCAGCCCGGCTCTGCAGTGCGTGCTTCGGCTGTAGAGATTCGGCGACATGATTCCACCCAAATGGCCCACTGTTGCTCGCCCTGGTGTTTGATTTGCTTGCCCATCCGATCACTCCAGGTCCTGCCCGGTTTCCGGGTTACCAGGGCCTCCGTGATGATCCCCCGGGTCACCCAGATCATGACTAATGAGGTAATTCCTGGATTCGTCTGGGGTGATCTTGAGGGCAGCCTTCCGAGTCATGGCGAAATCACAGAACTCCCTTGAGAATCGGAAGTACCTCGTCTCATTTCCTTCTGGTGCGACCTGAAAACCTGTGGCCAGAACGTACCATTCGTAAGGGACCAAGACTGCCACGGGCTCGCGCCTGCGTTTGGCCCTACAGATGCGAATGTGGGCGCCCTTATCGATCTGGTTCAGGCACCGCCAAAGGTGGCGATCGGCCTTCCTCATGGCAAGAAGGAGGTGAAGAGGATCGTTCTTGCACACGCGTAGATTCCCTCTCATCAAACGGTCCTGACCAAGTGATTCGGTCCCTCAATGTAATCTCCTGAAAACCGCTTGCACACTATATTTGCGCGTCGAATAGAGAGTCGAATAGCGAGTCGAATAGGGAGTCGAATGAGGCTAATTTTTGGGCCAGTTCGTCGAATAGAAAGGTAAGTGAATCGCCCGACCGGATGTGATAGCGTCTGCCCACATCGAGACGATCCCGTCTCGGTAAGCCGTGGTGACGTCATGCACTGTAGAGGCCGCTCTAGATCCGAATTGGATGCGTATGGCCGATACTCAG contains these protein-coding regions:
- a CDS encoding antitoxin Xre-like helix-turn-helix domain-containing protein, with the protein product MYRASLGWGGAMVEKLSSRSELRGFFEIADAWGLTTEQQRALLNIRTKTTLRAWRATGAARLGMDRLERVTSVLVIHECLHSLLPSDEAESWIWRDNDHPLFGGSPPIVRMASGVVGLVRTRLYLEGLLGSKADSRQVHE
- a CDS encoding metallophosphatase domain-containing protein, giving the protein MRLVCISDTHNTHKTLNIPRGDILIHAGDATGQGTSLEVNRFLAWFSTRPHRHKILVAGNHDWLFQHDPDGAAQLLRANPGITYLQDSGVEIEGVKFWGSPWQPWFCDWAFNLPRNGPALRQVWNKIPLDTEVLITHGPPRGMLDQVHGGPHLGCEELKIRLAAVRPRVHVFGHIHDSYGVARSKVTTYVNACSCDEEYRTTHQPIVLDLCPKSIKVHGIEPNRRLERLERLQVALKPTEGALREEVLYELPPHQVAGLHEMAEIREMKADALLQDYVVRGLQSDLAKHLRSERKPTKRPIPFTKLEEGRAEE